The following proteins are co-located in the Pararge aegeria chromosome 3, ilParAegt1.1, whole genome shotgun sequence genome:
- the LOC120636510 gene encoding long-chain fatty acid transport protein 4-like, producing MDALLAALVALMALAAAMAAVLSTLSKAAIFAILAIAPCIYRYRKRIYVIVKTLPRDTKFLWRYANAMIRSKRWGRRNCTVADLFTQRALKNPDAPCFIMVGDKTWTFQEVAANSNQIARVMQEHLGLKRGDVVCVFMPNCAEYICTWLGMSKLGAVSALINSNLRHRPLLHCIQVAKAKAIIYSESLVDAVAELGDQLPPELKLFQLYGDCASGVIDLRAEMYKHPPDYPVVTDKPQYKDTLLYIYTSGTTGMPKAAVLPNSKYLLIVVATVHMLGLRSTDIMYNPLPLYHTAGGLVGTGAALVDGIPSVLRNKFSVTNYWTDCIKYNCTVAQYIGEMCRYLVSVAPRPTDSQHRVRILVGNGMRPHIWQQIVDRFKVPQINEIYGATEGNANIINVDNTVGAVGFLPKLVPTCLHPIALVRADDNGDLVRGPDGCCIRCKPNEPGMFIGLIAQGNASREYYGYVDKSDSNKKLVRDVFRKGDAAFVSGDILVADELGYLYFRDRTGDTYKWKGENVATAEVEDVIRAALDQPAVVVYGVSVPQTEGRAGMAAVAVPADALDLKALSRALDHSLPSYARPLFLRLMSDIEITSTFKLKKRQYQKEGFDPDVIKDPLFFRSGEDFKPLTTQLFNDICNARCKL from the exons ATGGACGCGCTTTTGGCAGCGCTCGTCGCTCTCATGGCATTAGCCGCCGCGATGGCCGCCGTGCTAAGCACGCTTTCGAAAGCGGCAATATTCGCTATCCTCGCGATAGCACCGTGCATATACCGATACAGGAAACGGATTTATGTGATCGTGAAAACCTTACCGAGGGATACCAA ATTCCTATGGCGGTACGCAAACGCAATGATCCGCTCCAAGCGCTGGGGCCGGCGGAACTGCACTGTGGCTGACCTCTTCACGCAGCGTGCCCTCAAAAACCCTGACGCACCATGCTTCATCATGGTCGGCGATAAGACATGGACCTTCCAAGAG GTTGCTGCAAACTCTAACCAAATAGCGAGAGTGATGCAAGAGCACCTTGGTTTGAAGCGCGGTGACgtcgtgtgtgtgtttatgcCCAACTGCGCCGAATACATTTGCACGTGGCTTGGCATGTCCAAACTTGGTGCTGTGTCAGCTCTTATCAACAGCAATTTACGGCATCGCCCGCTATTGCACTGCATCCAAGTGGCCAAGGCTAAGGCGATCATTTATTCCGAATCACTGGTTGATG CCGTCGCCGAGCTAGGCGATCAACTACCTCCTGAGCTGAAGCTCTTCCAGCTGTACGGCGACTGTGCAAGTGGAGTGATCGACCTCCGTGCTGAGATGTACAAGCACCCGCCAGACTACCCCGTCGTGACCGACAAACCACAGTACAAAGACACACTTCTGTACATTTACACATCGGGAACCACGGGAATGCCTAAAGCTGCTGTTTTACCAAATTCAAA GTACTTGCTGATAGTTGTGGCGACAGTGCACATGTTGGGACTGCGCTCTACCGACATCATGTACAATCCCCTGCCGCTGTACCACACGGCGGGCGGCCTGGTGGGCACAGGCGCCGCTCTCGTCGACGGCATACCCTCGGTGCTGCGGAACAAGTTCTCAGTCACCAACTATTGGACTGACTGCATCAAGTACAATTGTACG GTGGCTCAGTATATCGGTGAAATGTGCCGCTACCTCGTGTCAGTTGCGCCGCGCCCCACTGACTCGCAGCATCGCGTGCGCATCCTAGTCGGCAACGGCATGCGACCGCATATCTGGCAACAGATCGTCGACAG GTTTAAAGTACCGcagataaatgaaatatatggCGCGACGGAGGGAAACGCGAACATCA TAAACGTGGATAACACGGTGGGCGCAGTGGGTTTCCTGCCCAAGCTGGTGCCCACGTGCCTGCACCCCATCGCCCTTGTACGAGCTGATGACAACGGCGATCTTGTACGAGGACCTGACGGATGCTGCATACGATGCAAGCCCA ATGAGCCGGGCATGTTCATCGGACTGATCGCGCAGGGCAACGCGTCCAGAGAGTACTATGGATATGTTGACaag AGTGACAGTAACAAGAAGCTCGTCCGCGACGTGTTCCGGAAGGGCGATGCGGCGTTCGTTAGTGGCGACATCTTGGTGGCGGATGAGCTTGGATACCTGTACTTCCGCGACCGCACCGGCGACACCTACAAGTGGAAAGGGGAAAATGTTGCCACCGCTGAGGTTGAGGACGTCATCCGAGCCGCCCTAGACCAACCGGCTGTCGTAGTTTACGGAGTTTCT GTCCCGCAGACGGAGGGCCGCGCAGGCATGGCGGCGGTGGCGGTGCCGGCCGACGCACTAGATCTGAAGGCTCTCTCGCGCGCGCTCGATCACTCGCTGCCTTCGTACGCGCGGCCGCTGTTCCTGCGCCTCATGTCAGACATCGAGATCACTA GCACATTCAAATTAAAGAAACGGCAATACCAGAAAGAAGGTTTTGACCCAGACGTCATCAAAGACCCACTGTTCTTCAGGTCGGGGGAAGACTTCAAGCCTCTTACGACACAGCTCTTCAACGATATTTGCAACGCTCGCTGTAAACTATAG